Genomic DNA from Candidatus Omnitrophota bacterium:
TCACGAAGACCTTCTCCATCGGTATCTTCACGCGCTCTAATACCGCCTCTATTATCCTTATGTTCGCCTGGTGCGGTATGACGCAATCTATGTCTTTCGCGGTTAACCCGGACCTATGCAGGACCTTTGAGCACGCGTCGGTCATGACGCGCACCGCATTCTTGAATACATCGTTGCCCTGCATCTTAAGGAAATGCATGCCTTCGGTGACGGTCTTGTGCGAGGCCGGATGGACCGACCCGCCCGCCGGGCACATCAAAAGCTGGCTCTTTGTGCCGTCGGCCCCCAGGTAGGAAGATATGATGCCGCCTGATCTTACGGGCGCTATTACCGCCGCCCCGGCGCCGTCGCCGAACAGGACGCAGGTATTACGGTCCTTCCAGTCCGTAAAACGCGAAAGCAATTCCGCGCCGATAACGAGCACGTTCTTGTACATGCCGCTTTCGACGAACTGCTGGGCTATCGTCAATTCATGTATAAATCCGGAACATGCCGCGTTTATGTCGAAACATGCGGCATTGACCGCGCCCAGTTTCGCCTGGACGATGCAGCTCGTCGCGGGAAAAGGCATATCCGGGGAGATGGACGCCAATATTATAAGTTCCACATCCTTGATCTCGAGTTTTGCGTCCTTCAATGCCATCCTCGCGGCGTTCACCGCGAGGTCGGATGTGACCTCTTTCTCGTCCGCTATCCTGCGCTCGGAGATGCCGGTTCGCGTCCTTATCCACTCATCCGAGGTATCGACCAGCTTTTCGAGGTCGGCGTTGGTCATGACCTTCTTGGGAAGATAAGCGCCCAGGCCGGTGATCCCGGCGGTTATCCCTGTGCGCTTTTTTGTTGTCTTGGATTTTGGTGTCATGAAATTTTTTTGACTGACTCGAGGATATGCTGGTTAACTTGATGTTCGACGAACGCGCCCGCCACCCTGATCGCGTTCTTTATGGCTTTCGCCGAAGAACGGCCGTGGCTTATGATGCAGATGCCGTTGACCCCGAGTAACGGCGCTCCGCCATGCTCGGCGTAATCCATCTGCTTCTTGACCGCCGTGAACGCCGAGGCGGTAAGCAGCCCGCCGAGTATCCTGAGCGGGTCTCTCTTGAGTTCGTCTTTTATGAATGAGCCTATTGTGCTGGCTATGGATTCGGCGACTTTCAGGACGACATTGCCGGTGTAGCCGTCGCAAACGATTACGTCGAATTTCCCTGCGAATATGTCCCTTCCTTCGGCGTTGCCCTGGAAATTAAGTTTGCTCGATTCGAGAAGCAGGTGGGTCTCCTTCAGGAAATCCG
This window encodes:
- a CDS encoding beta-ketoacyl-ACP synthase III, translating into MTPKSKTTKKRTGITAGITGLGAYLPKKVMTNADLEKLVDTSDEWIRTRTGISERRIADEKEVTSDLAVNAARMALKDAKLEIKDVELIILASISPDMPFPATSCIVQAKLGAVNAACFDINAACSGFIHELTIAQQFVESGMYKNVLVIGAELLSRFTDWKDRNTCVLFGDGAGAAVIAPVRSGGIISSYLGADGTKSQLLMCPAGGSVHPASHKTVTEGMHFLKMQGNDVFKNAVRVMTDACSKVLHRSGLTAKDIDCVIPHQANIRIIEAVLERVKIPMEKVFVNVDRYGNMSAASAIVALFEAVKEGRVKKGDKVLLVAFGSGFVWGSCIIEW